The nucleotide sequence TCTCTGAGTTTTGGTGCCCTCCCGGGTGTGGGAGCGTTGAGCTTGATTACGGAATCCTCTGACTGGCGGATGGCCCAGCGAGCCAGGTCTATAAGACCCAGCATGCCCCGGCTTTTCGCAAACCGGGATTTTTTCAGCAAATGGTCCAGGGAGGTTGAATCCAGCCTGTATATTCTGCTTTCATGTTTGATTTCGACGATTAAATTTCCCGCCAGAATCGGAAAAAAATAGTGTTTAACCACCGAGTTTACAAACGTTTTTGCAAAATTATTGGGTTCAATCTCCTTATCCAAATACGCGACGAGCACGGACAGTCCGGGCTTACCAAAGCGGTCGACAAAAAAATGTTCTGCAAATTGTTTGATAAACTTTGGATCCTCGACGGGCAGGGCGAGCTCGCCGTCAAAATTGCCGAAATATCCGTAAGGGGTAAACCGCATGCCGTTGGTCTTATGTATTTTTAAAACCGATTGCCCCATCAGCAGCATGCGGCCGTCGTCATTTCGCACGGTAAGACCGAAAAAGGAATTGATGCGCGATGCGGCCTGGAATACGGTTTTGCCCAGGCCCCAGCGACCAAGATCGGTGGCTTCCTTGCGCGTGCGTCCGATATTTCGCCAGAAATAATAAAAATCGTTTTTCTTGAAATCATCATCCAGGTCATCATATTGCGACGCATCGCCCTGCAGGCCGCGGGTGCCGTAATCTTCAATTAAAAGGTAATTTAAATTCTCAGCTAAAGCCGGTGTGTCCTGTAACCCCGAATGCTTTGCTTCCAAATGAGGCGATAATCCGTCAATATATCTTTTTTTAACTGCTTTTTCATCGTAGCCCGTGTTTGGTCTGGAATAAAAGGAGAAACGAACTGTCACAGGGCCGCCACCTGCAGCCGCATCCAAAGAATTCTGAACCGCCTCACGCACCAGAGCATCAGTAATACCGTCGATGGCCTCAGTTGTGAAAAATTCACCTTCTATAGGGTCAACATTGATTTCACCGGGCTGCATCTCCCGGAAACGCCATTGGGGACTTTTATCCATTTAAACTCAATAAATACATACGCTTTATATTTTAGTTTTAAAGGACATCTTATATTGTAGATGTCAGGTTGCGGGACGGTTTGCGGCACGTTCCATTGTTGCCTCTAAAAATCGTGTTTAAAACTGCCGGATACGGTGTTGACGTGAAAACCGGTTTTTTTCTCTATAGTCCTTAGACTATTTATTTCTTTTTTCCATATTTACTAAGCTTTTCTTTAGCGGTGAAGCCGATCTCCCCGGTTAAATGGTCGCTGTAGCGAATTGAACGGGGTAAATTTTTTTCGGTGCGCAGGATATCATATTTGATAAAAATTGTCCAGAATTCTAAATATTTGACGGATTTACTGGATGGACCCAGTTTATTTGATGCATGGAATGCACCTGGCTTGGCGATTATGATTAATTTCTCAAAGAAGTAGGGTTAACTCAGAGAAGGACAGTTCATGGAAAGAATAAGGCATGAAATTTATACTTGGACCAAACCTGGCTATATTAATGCTTCAATCCCTTTTCGTTCCACTATGTCTAACAATTTTTTTGATGCACCGGTTGGTCGCTTATTGCCTTGCTCCCATTTTTGTACGGTAGAGGTGCTAATATTAAAGATAGATGCAAGTGCTGCCTGACTCAGTTTTAATTTTTTCCGAATGGAGACAATTT is from Thermodesulfobacteriota bacterium and encodes:
- a CDS encoding type II toxin-antitoxin system MqsA family antitoxin → MRNTIAESITSTVKDLKNSGVIDEITMKNIQSLCLPEVKEYTPQKIVSIRKKLKLSQAALASIFNISTSTVQKWEQGNKRPTGASKKLLDIVERKGIEALI